Proteins from a single region of Candidatus Aminicenantes bacterium:
- a CDS encoding S46 family peptidase produces the protein MKSKIIFLSIIFAIWPLAAKEGMHKVDGVTPAIAKDMKGCGFELDPASIWDIGKKSLAMAVVNLGGGTGSFVSADGLIITNHHVAFGAVQSLSSPEHNYIRDGFLARSRAEEIPAPGYNVRIMTGFVDATPQFQAIFRPGLDPKKRSRLIDKISKRLVRQGESTPGNECLVAQFYGGREFYLVTYLKIKDMRVVYVPARSVGEYGGEIDNWTWPRHTGDFSFLRAYVGRDNRPAEFAKDNVPYHPLHYFPIARQNLKAGDFTMIMGFPGTTKRWTSAAEVGNETEANYPQRIALLEQYIALLEKASAADEAVKIKNAGNLKGLYNSIKNYRGMLEGLRKNAVHETKLATEKQLAAFIASRPDLRKKYGRLLADISALAAEERQSNSLQTVYGWMTRGCRLFDWALTIDKWSREKAKKDLERETGYMERDIAAKKERLPVSQRNLDLGTDQAVFAFFLKKLLQADSANSFKTLRQEVEKSPGSGLDEQIAAFVNALYRHTRLADYDFKMSLFAADRKALTGTADAFIALADKIRPNIDAFTNRRNILTSRWQGLKPLYIEAMMQMRPADLFYPDANSTLRFNYGRVEGYSPRDAVSYAPFTTLAGVLEKNSGEFPFNLDAKFVAAAMNADHGAYVAPELNDVPVNFLTSNDSTGGNSGSPVLNSRGELVGVLFDGNYESLSSDFFYRPDITRSIHVDIRYVLFVADKVNQAGNVLEELAGR, from the coding sequence ATGAAATCAAAAATCATTTTCCTGTCTATTATCTTCGCAATATGGCCATTGGCCGCCAAGGAAGGCATGCACAAAGTCGACGGCGTCACCCCGGCCATTGCCAAGGACATGAAGGGATGCGGGTTCGAACTCGACCCCGCCTCCATCTGGGACATCGGCAAAAAGAGCCTGGCCATGGCCGTGGTCAACCTGGGCGGCGGCACCGGTTCCTTCGTCTCCGCGGACGGACTGATCATCACCAACCACCACGTCGCCTTCGGCGCCGTGCAGAGCCTCTCATCGCCGGAGCACAATTACATTCGCGACGGTTTCCTGGCCCGCAGCCGAGCCGAGGAAATTCCGGCTCCCGGCTACAATGTCAGGATCATGACCGGTTTTGTCGACGCTACGCCGCAATTTCAGGCGATTTTCCGTCCCGGCCTGGACCCGAAAAAGCGCTCGCGGCTGATCGACAAAATATCCAAGCGCCTCGTCCGCCAGGGGGAAAGCACCCCGGGCAACGAATGCCTGGTCGCCCAGTTCTATGGCGGCCGCGAATTTTACCTGGTCACCTACCTCAAGATCAAGGATATGCGCGTGGTCTACGTCCCGGCGCGCTCGGTCGGCGAATACGGCGGTGAAATCGACAACTGGACGTGGCCGCGCCACACCGGCGATTTTTCCTTCCTGCGCGCCTATGTGGGCAGGGACAACCGCCCGGCCGAATTCGCCAAGGACAACGTCCCCTACCACCCGCTGCATTACTTCCCCATCGCCCGGCAGAATCTCAAAGCCGGCGATTTTACCATGATCATGGGCTTCCCGGGAACGACCAAACGCTGGACCAGCGCCGCCGAGGTCGGCAACGAAACCGAAGCCAATTATCCCCAGCGCATCGCCCTGCTCGAACAGTACATCGCCCTGCTGGAAAAGGCTTCGGCGGCCGACGAAGCGGTGAAGATCAAGAATGCCGGCAACCTGAAGGGGTTGTACAATTCAATAAAAAATTACCGCGGCATGCTGGAAGGGCTGCGCAAAAACGCCGTTCACGAAACGAAGCTGGCAACGGAAAAGCAACTGGCCGCCTTCATCGCCTCCCGGCCCGACCTGCGCAAAAAATACGGCCGGCTGCTGGCCGACATCTCCGCCCTGGCCGCCGAAGAACGCCAAAGCAATTCGCTGCAGACGGTCTACGGCTGGATGACCCGCGGCTGCCGCCTCTTCGATTGGGCGCTGACCATTGACAAGTGGAGCCGGGAAAAAGCCAAGAAAGACCTGGAGCGCGAAACCGGCTACATGGAGCGCGACATCGCCGCCAAGAAGGAGCGGCTGCCGGTCAGCCAGCGGAACCTGGACCTGGGGACCGACCAGGCGGTATTCGCTTTCTTCCTGAAAAAGCTGCTGCAAGCCGATTCGGCCAACAGTTTCAAAACCCTGCGCCAGGAAGTGGAAAAAAGCCCGGGCAGCGGCCTCGACGAACAGATCGCCGCCTTTGTCAACGCCCTTTACCGGCACACGCGGCTGGCCGATTATGATTTCAAAATGAGCCTGTTCGCCGCCGACAGGAAAGCGCTGACCGGTACCGCTGACGCCTTCATCGCCCTGGCCGATAAAATAAGGCCCAACATCGACGCCTTCACCAACCGCCGCAACATCCTCACCAGCCGCTGGCAGGGGCTCAAGCCGCTCTACATCGAAGCCATGATGCAGATGCGGCCGGCAGACCTGTTTTATCCCGACGCCAACTCCACCCTGCGCTTCAATTATGGCCGGGTCGAGGGCTACTCGCCGCGCGATGCCGTCAGCTACGCCCCGTTCACGACCCTGGCCGGGGTGCTGGAAAAAAACAGCGGCGAATTCCCCTTCAACCTGGACGCGAAGTTCGTCGCCGCGGCCATGAACGCGGACCATGGCGCCTACGTCGCTCCGGAACTGAACGACGTCCCGGTCAATTTCCTGACCAGCAACGATTCCACCGGCGGCAATTCGGGCAGCCCGGTGCTCAACAGCCGCGGCGAGCTGGTCGGCGTGCTGTTCGACGGCAACTACGAGTCGCTGAGCAGCGATTTCTTCTACCGGCCCGACATCACCCGCTCCATCCACGTCGACATCCGCTACGTCCTGTTCGTCGCCGACAAGGTCAATCAGGCCGGCAACGTCCTGGAGGAACTGGCTGGCCGCTGA